Proteins from a genomic interval of Papaver somniferum cultivar HN1 chromosome 4, ASM357369v1, whole genome shotgun sequence:
- the LOC113271808 gene encoding uncharacterized protein LOC113271808, with protein MMKSDISNAEALNPAAESHGTSAQFGSKISRNKENFVFVEKTTFGNIQQKLKSLQQQLDDLQQPGQTLDNTDKVVELEKEINEWHIEEEFYKQKSRDKSFHEANQNTKYLHVQANKRRARNRIESLQRPNGSWCSGRDNLENMLTNHFQTIMSTTDPTQDNDLLNILPECITEEDNTSLVKVPYIDEIEASLKNMHPWKAPGPDGFPPGFFQSQWEVVKHDVIKMASYVPGRQISDNMLMAQELIHCMKRKKTKKKGYMALKLDMSKAFDRVKWTFLNNVMRKLLTANGVNWLKTQKKLQGIKISRNAPQVTHFIFADGCLLFEKADMQNVNTLLYVINNFSNISGQQEKNHFFFWIGRQDEWKIIKMEWQVHKSGGQMVKSVLSTTSSHHMSVFKVPDETIKEIDKVQRKFWWGIKDGKGYHFISWTAVGKDQVMGGLGFRDLSCFNQALLARTAWRLYNQNDQLCKVFIWHDVSIPGKSSPPTSTIPTEEAHNYKYVSELIDQDTRSWKQQLVQQLFNQEDATIILKIRIPMIKEDRLIWTLTRDGHFTVKSAYKKLVVIKQNGSMVYNTAEAKFWKQLWSLDTLPKVEHLLWKCLTDILPSNKIMARVTVYGGGICKTCNQRVETTRHILTECIFSRAVWLTVPDATYSIQNNGNSVANWIRSWFSDGMKDLVDDWIIRMANTAWEIWKARCNNTFQDISNLTQLE; from the exons ATGATGAAATCTGATATTTCAAATGCAGAAGCTTTGAACCCTGCAGCTGAAAGCCATGGAACATCTGCTCAG TTTGGATCAAAAATTAGTAGAAACAAGGAGAACTTTGTCTTTGTGGAAAAAACTACTTTCGGCAACATCCAACAAAAACTGAAAAGTTTGCAGCAGCAACTGGATGATCTTCAACAACCAGGACAAACTCTGGACAATACTGACAAAGTAGTTGAGCTAGAGAAAGAAATAAATGAATGGCACATAGAGGAGGAATTCTACAAGcaaaaatcaagagataaaagtTTTCATGAAGCAAATCAGAACACAAAGTATCTTCATGTACAAGCCAATAAAAGGAGGGCACGAAATAGAATTGAATCCTTACAAAGACCAAATGGTAGTTGGTGCAGTGGAAGAGACAATCTAGAAAATATGCTTACAAATCACTTTCAAACAATTATGAGTACTACTGATCCAACACAAGACAATGACCTCCTCAACATACTACCAGAATGCATTACAGAGGAAGACAACACATCTCTTGTCAAAGTTCCATATatagatgaaattgaagcatCTCTCAAAAACATGCATCCATGGAAAGCACCTGGACCAGACGGCTTTCCACCAGGTTTTTTTCAGTCTCAATGGGAAGTTGTGAAACATGATGTCATAAAAATG GCTTCTTATGTTCCGGGCAGGCAGATAAGTGACAATATGCTTATGGCACAAGAACTCATCCACtgtatgaagagaaagaaaacaaaaaaaaaaggttacatGGCTTTAAAACTTGACATGAGCAAGGCTTTTGATCGAGTAAAGTGGACATTTCTAAACAATGTTATGAGAAAGCTTTTAACAGCAAATGGTGTCAACTG gctgaaaactcaaaaaaaattgCAAGGAATTAAGATATCAAGGAATGCTCCACAAGTTACTCACTTTATTTTTGCAGACGGTTGCTTGTTGTTTGAAAAAGCCGACATGCAGAATGTTAACACTCTTTTATATGTCATCAATAACTTCAGCAATATTTCTGGGCAGCAG gaaaaaaaCCACTTCTTTTTCTGGATTGGTAGACAAGATGAATGGAAGATTATAAAGATGGAATGGCAAGTTCATAAATCAGGTGGGCAGATGGTTAAAAGCGTACTTAGCACTACATCCTCTCACCATATGAGTGTGTTTAAAGTCCCAGATGAAACTATAAAAGAAATAGACAAGGTTCAACGTAAGTTCTGGTGGGGAATAAAGGATGGAAAGGGTTATCATTTCATCTCATGGACAGCTGTTGGGAAAGATCAAGTTATGGGAGGTTTGGGTTTTCGTGATCTATCTTGTTTCAATCAGGCGCTTCTAGCAAGAACAGCATGGCGTCTCTACAATCAAAACGATCAACTCTG CAAGGTCTTCATATGGCATGATGTTTCGATTCCTGGCAAAAGCTCACCGCCAACTTCAACAATACCAACCGAGGAAGCACATAACTATAAGTATGTGTCAGAATTAATTGATCAAGATACAAGATCTTGGAAACAACAACTAGTTCAACAGTTGTTCAATCAAGAAGATGCAACTATTATTCTCAAAATTCGTATCCCAATGATCAAAGAGGACAGACTTATTTGGACTTTAACAAGAGATGGCCATTTCACTGTTAAATCGGCATACAAAAAGCTTGTTGTTATTAAACAGAATGGAAGTATGGTCTACAACACAGCTGAAGCCAAATTCTGGAAACAACTATGGAGCTTGGATACCCTACCTAAGGTGGAGCACCTTTTATGGAAGTGCCTGACTGATATActcccatctaataaaataatggcAAGAGTCACAGTTTATGGAGGAGGAATCTGCAAAACATGCAATCAAAGGGTGGAAACTACTCGTCATATTCTCACTGAGTGTATCTTTTCTAGAGCAGTTTGGCTTACTGTTCCAGATGCAACGTATAGCATACAAAACAATGGAAACTCTGTCGCAAATTGGATACGAAGCTGGTTCTCAGATGGAATGAAGGACCTAGTGGATGATTGGATAATAAGAATGGCAAACACAGCGTGGGAAATATGGAAAGCTCGCTGCAACAACACTTTTCAGGATATATCAAACCTAACCCAGTTGGAGTAA